A portion of the Edaphobacter lichenicola genome contains these proteins:
- a CDS encoding MFS transporter small subunit, which translates to MADTTNVKKSSPLLIAAAWIIVIIPTAWGLDYTVKNALKIFNIGTPAATTTAK; encoded by the coding sequence ATGGCAGATACAACGAACGTCAAAAAATCTTCGCCGCTGCTCATCGCTGCTGCGTGGATTATCGTTATTATTCCCACCGCGTGGGGGCTCGACTACACGGTTAAGAACGCGCTGAAGATCTTCAATATCGGCACGCCGGCGGCTACAACGACAGCGAAGTAA
- a CDS encoding DUF421 domain-containing protein — MIESMFHLPLPVLEKILRPVIVYLCLIGFLRLFGKRELAQLNPLDLVVLLSLSNTVQNAMIGDDNSVSGGIIGAFSLLTINWLLTRILFRMPKLNSAFEGTPSVLIRRGVVDWAEAKRQVLTELELRSVLHRQGYNDFSEVEKCVLEPNGNFYIEGIKSMSDDAQRADMRKEIRESLAALNREVKELRAELAAR; from the coding sequence TTGATCGAGAGCATGTTTCACCTACCGCTGCCGGTGCTGGAAAAGATTCTGCGTCCGGTCATCGTCTACCTGTGCCTCATCGGATTTCTTCGCCTGTTCGGAAAGCGGGAGCTGGCGCAGCTGAATCCGTTGGATCTGGTCGTGTTGCTAAGCCTCTCGAACACCGTCCAGAACGCGATGATCGGGGACGACAACTCGGTGTCTGGCGGAATAATTGGAGCATTTTCGCTCCTCACGATCAATTGGCTGCTGACCCGGATCCTCTTTCGCATGCCAAAGCTGAACAGTGCCTTCGAGGGCACTCCATCGGTCCTGATCCGTCGCGGAGTTGTCGATTGGGCGGAGGCGAAGAGGCAGGTACTGACAGAGCTCGAACTGCGATCTGTCCTGCATCGGCAGGGTTACAACGACTTCAGTGAGGTCGAGAAGTGTGTTCTCGAGCCGAACGGCAACTTCTACATCGAAGGAATTAAATCCATGAGCGACGATGCCCAGCGGGCTGACATGAGAAAAGAGATAAGAGAGTCGCTCGCTGCCCTCAACCGCGAAGTAAAGGAGCTGCGTGCCGAGCTGGCTGCGCGATAG
- a CDS encoding porin family protein, giving the protein MKRHTSIGCFAFVLSLATWSHAQAIPTASRTGQIQVGVAGTLISSDYAVKYYKGISIYGDFDFFHNIGIEGDFHYSVITPDDTSENSYLIGPRYSWHHKRFNPYAKALFGIGRFGFQQGYFPSASSATYGQFALGGGLDVQATRHINVRAFDVEFQRWPGFEPSGLSPIVYNFGVAYVLR; this is encoded by the coding sequence TTGAAGCGGCATACTTCTATTGGCTGTTTCGCATTCGTCCTCAGCCTGGCAACCTGGTCGCATGCTCAAGCAATTCCAACAGCCTCCCGTACCGGCCAGATACAGGTTGGTGTCGCTGGAACTTTGATCAGCTCTGACTATGCGGTGAAATATTACAAAGGCATCTCAATATATGGAGACTTCGATTTTTTCCATAACATCGGGATCGAAGGTGATTTCCATTATTCAGTTATCACTCCGGACGATACCAGCGAAAATTCATACCTCATCGGGCCACGCTACAGCTGGCACCATAAACGTTTCAATCCGTATGCCAAAGCGCTCTTCGGTATTGGCCGCTTTGGATTCCAACAGGGCTACTTCCCTTCCGCCTCATCCGCAACCTATGGTCAATTTGCCCTCGGGGGCGGATTAGATGTTCAAGCGACACGTCATATCAATGTTCGGGCCTTCGATGTCGAGTTCCAGCGATGGCCTGGGTTTGAACCGAGTGGCCTATCCCCGATTGTCTATAACTTCGGTGTCGCTTATGTCTTACGCTAA
- the acs gene encoding acetate--CoA ligase produces MSEESTDLDSSLRENRVFPPPAEFAAKAHIKNLAQYEAMYKHSVENPDQFWAEAAAELDWFAPWTNVIEGEAAHTKWFVGGKLNLSHNCVDRHALGARKDKVALLWEGEPGEVRRLTYSELHEQVQRFANVLKGLGIQRGDRVAVYMGMCPELAIALLACARIGAIHSVIFGGFAAQAISDRVNDSACVAILTQDTSYRRGTEVKLKAIVDEALEKCSTVKNVIVFRRSGSPINMKPGRDRWWHDEIEKAAAECPPEWMDAEDPLYLLYTSGTTGKPKGLLHTTGGYAVQTYLTSKYIFDLRDDDIYWCTADIGWVTGHSYVVYGPLQNGATVMMYEGAPNWPENDRFWKIVDDHKVTVFYTAPTAIRAFTKWGNEWVEKHSLSSLRLLGTVGEPINPESWMWYHRMIGKERCPIVDTYWQTETGAIMIAPIPGAVATKPGSATRPFFGIVPEVVTKEGKPVPDGHGGLLVFRKPWPSMARTIYGDQARYEAAYWSEVPGSYFTGDGARRDADGYTWLMGRVDDVINVSGHRLGTMEVESALVAHPKVAEAAAVGRPHEMKGQAIAVFVTLEGGHEPSEELRQELRQWVAKEIGALARPDDLTFTQALPKTRSGKIMRRLLRELATTGEVKGDTTTLEDFTVIAKLREGDE; encoded by the coding sequence ATGTCGGAAGAGAGTACGGATCTGGATTCAAGTCTGCGCGAGAACAGGGTATTCCCTCCACCTGCCGAGTTTGCGGCGAAGGCTCATATCAAAAACCTTGCCCAGTATGAGGCCATGTACAAGCACAGCGTGGAGAACCCGGATCAGTTCTGGGCTGAAGCTGCCGCCGAACTTGATTGGTTCGCTCCTTGGACGAACGTAATAGAGGGCGAGGCAGCGCACACAAAGTGGTTTGTCGGCGGAAAACTAAATCTCTCGCACAACTGCGTCGATCGCCATGCTCTCGGAGCACGCAAAGACAAAGTTGCGCTCCTGTGGGAGGGTGAACCCGGCGAAGTGCGCAGGCTGACCTATAGCGAACTCCACGAACAGGTGCAGCGCTTCGCCAATGTTTTAAAGGGTCTAGGCATCCAGCGCGGAGACCGCGTCGCGGTTTACATGGGAATGTGCCCGGAGCTTGCCATTGCTTTGCTCGCCTGCGCTCGAATCGGTGCGATCCATTCGGTGATCTTCGGTGGCTTCGCCGCGCAGGCGATCTCCGATCGCGTGAACGACTCGGCCTGCGTAGCCATCCTCACGCAGGATACGAGTTATCGTCGTGGCACCGAGGTCAAGTTGAAGGCCATCGTTGACGAGGCGCTGGAGAAGTGTTCGACCGTCAAGAATGTCATCGTGTTTCGCCGTTCAGGCTCGCCCATCAACATGAAGCCCGGCCGCGACCGCTGGTGGCATGACGAGATCGAGAAAGCCGCCGCCGAATGCCCGCCCGAGTGGATGGACGCCGAGGATCCGCTCTACCTCCTCTACACATCAGGCACGACGGGGAAGCCAAAAGGCCTGCTCCACACCACCGGCGGCTATGCGGTGCAAACCTACCTCACCAGTAAATACATCTTCGACCTGCGCGACGACGACATCTACTGGTGCACCGCAGACATCGGCTGGGTCACCGGCCACAGCTATGTCGTCTACGGGCCACTGCAGAACGGCGCAACCGTAATGATGTATGAGGGCGCTCCAAACTGGCCTGAGAATGACCGCTTCTGGAAGATCGTCGATGACCACAAGGTCACGGTCTTCTACACCGCGCCAACCGCGATCCGCGCCTTCACAAAATGGGGAAATGAGTGGGTCGAAAAACACTCTCTCTCCTCGCTCCGCCTGCTCGGCACCGTCGGCGAGCCAATCAACCCCGAGTCGTGGATGTGGTATCACCGCATGATCGGCAAAGAGCGCTGCCCTATCGTCGACACCTACTGGCAAACCGAGACGGGCGCCATTATGATCGCCCCAATCCCGGGAGCCGTGGCCACGAAACCCGGATCGGCCACGCGCCCATTCTTCGGAATCGTTCCCGAAGTAGTTACAAAAGAGGGCAAGCCTGTCCCTGACGGCCACGGCGGCCTTCTTGTCTTCCGTAAACCCTGGCCTTCGATGGCTCGAACCATCTACGGCGATCAGGCACGTTACGAGGCTGCCTATTGGAGCGAGGTTCCCGGTAGCTACTTCACCGGCGACGGCGCGCGCCGCGATGCCGACGGCTATACCTGGCTCATGGGTCGCGTCGACGACGTGATCAACGTCAGCGGCCACCGGCTCGGCACGATGGAAGTGGAGTCTGCTCTTGTCGCTCATCCCAAGGTCGCCGAGGCCGCCGCCGTAGGCAGACCGCACGAGATGAAGGGGCAGGCGATTGCCGTCTTTGTCACCCTTGAAGGCGGCCACGAACCCAGTGAAGAGCTGCGACAAGAACTCCGCCAGTGGGTTGCCAAAGAGATCGGCGCACTTGCACGCCCGGACGACCTCACCTTCACCCAGGCTCTTCCAAAAACGCGCAGCGGAAAGATTATGCGACGCCTCTTGCGCGAGTTGGCCACCACTGGCGAAGTGAAAGGCGACACCACGACACTCGAAGACTTCACCGTAATTGCAAAGTTACGAGAGGGAGACGAGTAG
- a CDS encoding amidohydrolase, whose protein sequence is MQIGQRIAACGIVLAAVAGLTTTAGAQEVPALVDQQLPGLLTTYKSIHAAPELSHHEAQTSALLAEELRKAGYSVTERIGKYPDGSQAYGVVGILKNGAGPTLLIRTDLDALPVTEDTGLPYASTVRSKNPAGQDVGVMHACGHDIHITTMIGVARNMVALKSQWHGTLMLIGQPSEETIDGAKAMMADHLYERFGRPDMAIALHDSNFAAGKVSVVSGPALASSTSIDVIMRGVGSHGAAPEAGKDPIVMASEFVVALQTIVSRSIPPDQPAVVTVGDIHGGTKRNIIPSEVKMELTTRCYSEAVRQTIIAGVNRTAKGIAIAGGVPEDRMPIVKVLDDESTPATINDVELSARLQKIFVAKLGAENVIDRQAIMGSEDFGIFSMDHKIPAVIFWLGAYDPKKVAESERIGVALPSPHSPFFAPLPEPTLRTGVTVMTDAALALLQ, encoded by the coding sequence ATGCAGATAGGTCAGCGGATCGCGGCGTGTGGAATCGTTTTGGCAGCGGTAGCGGGACTAACGACGACCGCAGGGGCACAAGAGGTCCCAGCACTGGTAGACCAGCAGCTTCCAGGCCTGTTGACGACCTACAAGAGCATTCACGCGGCGCCGGAGTTGTCGCATCACGAAGCGCAGACGTCAGCCCTGTTAGCCGAAGAGCTGCGCAAGGCCGGATATTCGGTCACCGAACGCATTGGAAAGTATCCCGACGGCTCACAGGCCTACGGTGTGGTTGGAATTTTGAAGAATGGCGCCGGTCCTACGCTGCTGATTCGGACGGATCTGGATGCTCTGCCGGTGACCGAAGATACGGGTCTGCCCTATGCCAGTACGGTGCGCTCAAAGAATCCCGCAGGCCAGGACGTCGGCGTGATGCATGCCTGCGGGCACGACATCCACATCACCACGATGATCGGCGTCGCACGCAATATGGTGGCGCTAAAGAGTCAATGGCATGGCACCCTTATGCTGATCGGGCAACCGAGCGAGGAGACCATCGACGGAGCAAAAGCAATGATGGCCGATCACCTCTATGAGCGCTTCGGACGCCCGGATATGGCGATCGCCCTCCATGACTCGAACTTCGCCGCCGGCAAGGTCTCAGTCGTATCGGGCCCGGCGCTTGCTAGCTCCACCTCCATCGATGTGATCATGCGCGGCGTAGGGAGCCACGGCGCAGCGCCAGAGGCGGGCAAGGATCCAATCGTGATGGCGAGTGAATTCGTAGTCGCTTTGCAGACTATTGTGAGCCGATCCATTCCTCCCGACCAGCCGGCCGTCGTGACAGTTGGTGATATCCATGGAGGTACCAAGCGCAACATCATTCCCAGCGAGGTGAAGATGGAGTTGACCACGCGCTGCTACAGCGAGGCGGTGCGACAGACGATCATCGCTGGCGTAAACCGCACCGCCAAGGGAATCGCCATTGCGGGCGGTGTTCCCGAAGACCGAATGCCCATCGTCAAGGTCCTTGATGATGAGTCAACGCCCGCCACGATCAACGATGTGGAACTCTCCGCTCGCCTGCAAAAGATCTTCGTTGCGAAGCTGGGCGCTGAGAACGTAATCGACAGACAAGCGATCATGGGCAGCGAAGACTTCGGAATCTTCAGCATGGACCACAAGATTCCCGCCGTGATCTTCTGGCTGGGCGCCTACGACCCGAAGAAGGTAGCAGAGAGCGAGCGCATCGGTGTCGCGCTGCCGTCGCCCCATTCCCCATTTTTTGCTCCCCTGCCGGAGCCGACCCTGCGCACCGGGGTAACGGTGATGACCGACGCAGCACTTGCTCTGCTCCAATAA
- a CDS encoding energy transducer TonB: MAKPLRSDDPTPQNMQFAHFGVLNDGSQSKSSLFTSVALNVILAICAIIIGAAAKKTMDNHIKLTHLDEPIPMKKPDPPPIKIKAPKIPPPPVVKVDPPKIKLPDVKLPDVPKPPVIKMVQPMPVVLPAPPKIVQPPPAPKVVNLAQAQPAAVVNNAPHPTAVALGSQTNPIAPSNRPSTTSINLGNKGMSGMPASNNGMGAQSQVVNLGSGSAGSQNMRGRDNASGAVVGVKLGVTGGTGPMNAPGRAPGAVNLGQNTPPPMPKPAGPSAVTAKTGPKVIFKPKPEYTEEARNLHIEGVVSVRLRVSSSGTVEVLGVTSDLGHGLGNSAIRAVQATRFQPATDASGHPIDWEGVVNVAFQLAG, encoded by the coding sequence ATGGCAAAGCCACTTCGCAGTGACGATCCCACACCGCAGAATATGCAGTTCGCCCACTTTGGCGTTCTCAACGATGGCAGCCAGAGCAAGTCCTCGCTCTTCACTTCAGTCGCGCTCAACGTCATCCTGGCCATCTGTGCGATCATCATCGGCGCGGCTGCGAAGAAGACGATGGATAATCACATTAAGCTCACGCATCTTGACGAGCCGATTCCGATGAAAAAGCCGGATCCGCCGCCCATCAAGATCAAGGCGCCGAAGATTCCGCCACCACCGGTCGTCAAAGTAGATCCGCCAAAAATTAAGCTTCCCGATGTCAAGCTTCCCGACGTTCCGAAGCCGCCCGTCATCAAGATGGTTCAGCCGATGCCTGTCGTTCTTCCGGCACCGCCAAAGATCGTTCAGCCACCCCCGGCACCGAAGGTGGTTAATTTGGCCCAGGCGCAACCGGCTGCAGTTGTAAATAACGCTCCACATCCAACCGCTGTTGCACTCGGTTCGCAGACCAACCCGATCGCACCTTCAAACCGTCCTTCGACGACGTCCATCAACCTTGGCAACAAGGGAATGTCGGGGATGCCTGCCTCGAATAACGGCATGGGAGCTCAGTCACAGGTTGTCAATCTTGGTTCCGGCTCGGCCGGCAGTCAGAACATGAGGGGCAGAGATAATGCTTCGGGCGCCGTTGTTGGCGTGAAGCTTGGAGTCACCGGGGGCACCGGCCCGATGAACGCACCGGGCCGCGCACCTGGCGCTGTCAACCTCGGCCAGAACACGCCGCCACCAATGCCGAAGCCCGCCGGTCCTAGCGCAGTGACAGCAAAGACCGGGCCGAAGGTTATCTTCAAACCCAAGCCTGAGTACACCGAAGAGGCTCGCAATCTTCATATCGAAGGTGTCGTGTCGGTTCGTCTTCGTGTCTCTTCTTCCGGAACTGTTGAGGTTCTGGGCGTCACCAGCGATCTCGGCCATGGTCTTGGCAACTCTGCAATCCGTGCCGTGCAAGCCACTCGCTTTCAACCTGCCACTGATGCATCGGGTCATCCGATCGATTGGGAAGGCGTCGTCAACGTAGCTTTCCAACTTGCTGGGTAG
- a CDS encoding PAS domain S-box protein: MNALLVKDEALRIEALNQYEVLNSAPDPVLDDLTRLAAQICETPVAAISLVGSDRLWLRSRFGIESPDVSLGSLPCETTILGDTVYEIPDARNDPDYAPDGIILEGRPYRFYAGAPLATPGGVSIGALLVLDHHPRRLTEEQTSALSILGRQVITRLELNGRIRQMDRAARSRQRVESALTVERNFVSAVLDTVGALVAVFDPAGRIVRFNRACEMASGYDFPTLVGRYAWDKLIPRQEIPEAIETFERLRSGHFPAAYENQWLNRDGSVRRIAWSATALTDTQGQVAFIIATGIDVTTQRAAEATLRESEARYRQLVEGSLGMVCTHDLRGTLLTINTHGAETIGRTVEEMTNRNLADFIVPDRRAAMPAYLKKIGETGEAQGLLHLSHADGDMRVVAYRNKLIVVPGRAPYVLGFGVDISEQVRAEGRLRTLTRQSDSILESVGDGIYGIDLEGKVTVVNSAAAQMLGYKQEEMLGRNMHQLIHHTRADGTPYEAADSPIRKTLTNFATVRISNEIFWRKDGSCFPVEYVARPQIDSQSADPDGLKTLGVVVAFTDTTERRALDRMKDEFISTVSHELRTPLTSLRGALGLLAGGALTNRPEKTQQMLEIAISNSDRLVRLVNDILDLERISSGKTELHSTMCSAEDLLRRAAGVQQARTPKPNIRIFFAANGVTVWADPDRILQTLDNLLSNAIKFSPAGSEIHLTARNLDEHEALIEVRDQGRGIPEDKLEHIFDRFQQGDASDSRAMGGTGLGLAICRSIINQHGGRIWATSKPDEGTTFHFTLPTKPRTNLL; encoded by the coding sequence ATGAATGCTCTCCTGGTCAAAGACGAAGCGTTGCGGATCGAGGCCCTCAATCAGTATGAGGTCCTCAACTCTGCGCCCGATCCCGTTCTCGATGACCTGACGCGTTTGGCAGCACAGATATGCGAAACACCGGTTGCAGCGATCTCTCTGGTGGGGTCGGATCGGCTATGGTTGCGGTCGCGTTTCGGGATTGAGTCTCCTGACGTCTCGCTCGGCAGTCTTCCATGTGAGACCACCATTCTGGGCGACACCGTATATGAGATTCCAGACGCACGCAACGACCCGGACTACGCTCCCGATGGAATCATTCTCGAAGGTCGGCCTTACCGCTTCTATGCCGGCGCACCGCTTGCGACACCGGGCGGCGTCAGCATCGGCGCGTTGCTTGTGCTGGACCATCATCCCCGAAGGCTCACCGAGGAGCAGACTTCTGCCCTGAGCATTCTCGGCCGCCAGGTGATTACGCGGCTGGAACTCAATGGCCGCATCCGTCAGATGGACCGCGCGGCTCGTTCGCGGCAGCGTGTTGAGTCCGCTCTCACGGTCGAGCGCAACTTCGTTTCGGCCGTCCTGGATACGGTTGGCGCACTGGTCGCGGTGTTTGATCCCGCTGGCCGCATCGTTCGCTTTAACCGAGCCTGCGAGATGGCCTCCGGCTACGACTTCCCTACCCTGGTCGGCCGCTATGCCTGGGACAAGCTGATTCCGCGCCAGGAGATTCCGGAGGCCATCGAGACGTTTGAGCGGCTCCGCTCCGGCCACTTTCCTGCGGCGTATGAAAACCAGTGGCTCAATCGCGACGGCAGCGTGCGCCGGATCGCGTGGTCTGCCACCGCACTGACCGATACGCAGGGTCAGGTGGCGTTCATCATCGCGACCGGCATCGATGTGACGACGCAACGCGCTGCGGAGGCGACGCTACGCGAGAGCGAAGCACGGTACCGCCAGCTGGTCGAAGGTTCGCTGGGTATGGTCTGTACGCATGATCTTCGCGGCACGCTTCTGACCATCAACACGCACGGTGCCGAAACAATCGGACGAACGGTCGAAGAGATGACGAACCGCAATCTCGCCGATTTCATCGTGCCTGACCGCCGCGCGGCGATGCCTGCCTACCTGAAAAAGATTGGCGAGACCGGCGAAGCGCAGGGGCTGCTTCATCTTTCCCACGCTGACGGCGATATGCGGGTTGTCGCCTACCGCAACAAACTTATCGTTGTTCCGGGCCGTGCGCCATATGTACTTGGCTTTGGTGTCGACATCAGCGAGCAGGTCCGCGCTGAGGGCCGGCTGCGTACGCTGACGCGCCAATCGGATTCCATTCTCGAGTCGGTTGGCGATGGCATCTACGGCATCGATCTGGAAGGTAAGGTGACCGTCGTCAACTCTGCTGCTGCGCAGATGCTCGGTTACAAGCAGGAGGAGATGCTGGGCCGCAACATGCATCAGCTGATCCACCACACCCGTGCCGACGGTACGCCCTATGAGGCGGCAGACTCGCCGATTCGCAAAACCCTTACCAACTTCGCAACCGTCCGCATCTCGAATGAGATCTTCTGGCGCAAGGATGGCTCATGCTTCCCCGTCGAGTATGTCGCGCGGCCACAGATCGACTCTCAATCGGCTGATCCCGACGGCTTGAAGACGCTGGGTGTCGTTGTTGCGTTTACTGACACCACGGAGCGTCGCGCGCTTGACCGTATGAAGGATGAGTTCATCTCTACGGTCTCGCATGAGCTTCGAACGCCGCTCACATCGCTGCGCGGTGCGTTAGGATTGCTCGCCGGTGGAGCGCTCACGAATCGTCCTGAGAAGACACAGCAGATGCTGGAGATTGCCATCAGCAACTCCGACCGACTGGTGAGACTGGTCAACGACATTCTGGATCTCGAGCGCATCAGCAGCGGCAAGACGGAGCTGCATTCGACGATGTGCAGCGCGGAAGATCTGCTTCGCCGCGCCGCCGGGGTTCAGCAGGCCCGCACGCCGAAGCCGAATATCCGCATCTTCTTCGCCGCGAATGGCGTTACCGTGTGGGCCGATCCTGATCGTATTCTGCAGACGCTCGACAACCTGCTCTCCAACGCCATCAAGTTCTCACCTGCGGGCAGCGAGATTCACCTGACGGCGCGGAATCTCGACGAGCATGAAGCCTTGATCGAGGTTCGCGATCAGGGCCGCGGTATTCCCGAGGATAAGCTGGAGCATATCTTCGATCGATTCCAGCAGGGCGATGCGTCGGACTCGCGTGCGATGGGCGGCACAGGGCTTGGGCTCGCGATATGTCGCAGCATTATCAACCAGCACGGTGGCCGCATCTGGGCCACCAGCAAGCCGGACGAAGGCACGACGTTTCACTTCACGCTGCCGACCAAACCCCGCACCAATCTCCTCTAA
- a CDS encoding L-lactate MFS transporter, producing MALAFLDRDRSIAHPGYSRWLAPPAALAIHLSIGQVYSFSVFKNPLLALHGADGSAWNLKEVGYIFSIAIAFLGISAALFGAWLERAGPRRAMFYAAICFSAGFIIASFGASTHQLALIYLGYGVIGGIGLGLGYISPVSTLIKWFPDRPGLATGLAIMGFGGGAMIGGPLASNLMAHFKAAGQPSIPYTMITMGVLYFIFMMFGVFTIRVPPTGWKPEGWVPPVKHSALISSHNVAVTEAWKTPQFWLLWIMLFVNVTAGIGILEQAAPMIQDLFKGQISPVAAVGFVGILSIFNMAGRFLWASFSDFLGRKGTYFTFFILGPALYFFLPFTRQDKINSVPLFVAIAALVISMYGGGFATIPAYLKDLFGGYNVSAIHGRLLTAWSAAGIIGPLIVNGILDHYVDNHMNKEDAYPLILHIMCGLLVVGFLANLMVRPVAEKFWLKDTNIVVPEGAAH from the coding sequence ATGGCTCTCGCTTTTCTCGATCGTGACCGCTCTATCGCACATCCTGGATATAGTCGCTGGCTCGCCCCGCCGGCTGCCCTTGCGATTCATCTCTCTATCGGACAGGTTTACTCCTTCTCGGTCTTCAAAAACCCGCTGCTGGCACTGCATGGCGCTGACGGTTCTGCGTGGAATCTGAAGGAGGTCGGATATATTTTTTCGATCGCGATCGCGTTTCTTGGTATTTCGGCTGCACTGTTTGGAGCGTGGCTGGAAAGAGCAGGGCCACGTCGCGCTATGTTTTATGCAGCGATCTGCTTCAGCGCAGGCTTCATCATTGCGTCCTTTGGAGCGAGCACGCATCAGCTGGCACTGATCTATCTGGGATATGGCGTTATCGGCGGCATCGGCCTTGGACTGGGATATATCTCTCCGGTTTCGACTCTGATCAAGTGGTTCCCGGACCGCCCCGGCCTGGCCACAGGGCTTGCCATCATGGGCTTTGGCGGTGGAGCGATGATCGGTGGCCCACTGGCCAGCAATCTGATGGCTCACTTCAAGGCGGCGGGACAGCCCTCCATTCCCTACACCATGATTACGATGGGCGTTCTGTACTTCATCTTCATGATGTTCGGTGTCTTCACGATCCGTGTCCCGCCAACGGGTTGGAAGCCGGAAGGCTGGGTGCCTCCTGTAAAGCACTCCGCGCTGATCTCAAGCCACAACGTTGCTGTCACCGAGGCCTGGAAGACACCGCAGTTCTGGCTGCTCTGGATCATGCTCTTCGTCAACGTAACCGCGGGCATCGGCATTCTGGAGCAGGCCGCTCCCATGATTCAGGATCTGTTCAAGGGCCAGATCAGTCCGGTTGCTGCGGTCGGCTTCGTGGGCATCCTGAGCATCTTCAATATGGCCGGACGCTTCCTCTGGGCTTCGTTCTCTGACTTCCTCGGACGCAAAGGCACCTACTTCACCTTCTTTATTCTCGGCCCGGCCCTCTACTTCTTCCTTCCTTTTACCCGGCAGGACAAGATCAACTCGGTTCCCCTCTTTGTCGCCATCGCGGCTCTGGTGATTTCGATGTATGGGGGTGGATTTGCCACTATTCCCGCTTATCTGAAGGACTTGTTTGGCGGCTATAACGTCTCGGCGATCCACGGACGTCTGCTTACTGCGTGGTCGGCTGCGGGAATCATCGGGCCGCTTATCGTCAACGGCATTCTCGACCACTACGTGGATAATCACATGAACAAAGAGGATGCTTACCCGCTCATTCTGCACATCATGTGTGGCCTGCTGGTGGTCGGATTTCTAGCCAACCTGATGGTGCGGCCAGTGGCTGAGAAGTTCTGGCTGAAAGATACCAATATCGTGGTGCCCGAGGGCGCCGCCCACTAA
- the galE gene encoding UDP-glucose 4-epimerase GalE: protein MNILVTGGAGYIGGTVARLLLAQGHAITVYDNLCHSKRLAVADGVSFVEGDLADRALLESTLSKGRFDGVMHFAALIEAGESMRRPEIYFRNNTASTLTLLEAMLTTGHDRLVFSSTAACYGEPETTPIVEDAKLKPTNPYGESKLLVEHMLRWLNLAHNFKYAALRYFNVAGAIEGYGEAHEPESHLIPLILDVALGRRANIKVFGRDYPTKDGTCVRDYIHVRDLAEAHMLALCALSDAKSRLIYNIGIGHGFTVLEVIESVRRVTGKSIAVEEMERRPGDPAVLVASSDKIKTELGWLPKYTELDEIIASAWEWHQKRYS, encoded by the coding sequence ATGAATATTCTAGTGACTGGCGGAGCCGGCTATATCGGGGGAACGGTAGCCAGACTTCTGCTTGCCCAGGGACACGCAATTACGGTGTATGACAACCTTTGCCACAGCAAGCGTTTAGCCGTGGCAGACGGCGTTTCGTTTGTCGAGGGCGACCTGGCAGACCGTGCCTTGTTAGAGAGCACACTGAGCAAGGGCCGGTTCGACGGAGTGATGCACTTCGCTGCCTTGATCGAAGCCGGCGAAAGCATGAGGCGACCAGAAATTTATTTTAGAAATAACACTGCTTCTACCCTGACCCTGCTGGAAGCGATGTTGACCACCGGACATGACAGGCTGGTCTTCAGCTCGACGGCCGCCTGTTACGGCGAACCCGAGACAACGCCGATTGTTGAGGACGCGAAACTAAAACCGACCAATCCATACGGCGAGAGCAAGCTCCTTGTCGAACATATGCTTCGGTGGCTAAACCTCGCCCATAACTTTAAGTATGCAGCCCTCCGATACTTCAACGTGGCAGGCGCGATTGAGGGCTATGGAGAGGCGCACGAGCCTGAGTCCCACCTCATCCCCTTAATTCTCGATGTTGCCCTCGGCAGAAGGGCGAACATCAAGGTCTTCGGCCGCGACTACCCGACCAAAGATGGCACCTGCGTGCGGGACTATATTCATGTACGCGATCTCGCCGAGGCCCATATGCTGGCGCTTTGCGCGCTTAGCGATGCGAAGAGCCGCCTGATCTACAACATCGGCATAGGACACGGGTTTACCGTGCTGGAGGTGATCGAATCTGTGCGCCGCGTCACGGGCAAATCGATCGCGGTCGAGGAGATGGAACGCCGGCCAGGAGATCCGGCCGTCCTCGTAGCCAGTTCGGACAAGATCAAAACGGAGTTGGGCTGGCTGCCCAAGTACACCGAGCTGGACGAGATCATAGCCAGCGCCTGGGAGTGGCATCAAAAACGTTATTCATAG